A part of Vibrio sp. B1FLJ16 genomic DNA contains:
- a CDS encoding cytochrome-c peroxidase codes for MRTVIAASILSVLSFGVYAERISSEPIKVIDPVTGLDEKKVELGKTLWFEPRLSASNTISCNSCHNIAKGGVDNLPSSIGHKWSIGPINSPTVFNSDLNFVQFWNGRAEDLQEQAAGPIENPLEMAFTHQLATDTLQSIPQYRNWFKETYGSEEITMENVTDAIATFEQTLRTPNSPFDQWLKGNDDALTVAQVEGYHLFKAKGCTACHSGPLAGGQMYQKMGLVKPFDTDNPDVGRKAITGNEFDKFVFKVPTLRNIELTYPYFHDGSVWDLQEAVEVMADIQLGQKLSKEESGKITEFLRSLTGEQPRVTLPHLPPSTNETARPNI; via the coding sequence ATGAGAACTGTAATAGCAGCGAGTATTTTGTCAGTGTTATCATTCGGTGTATATGCCGAACGTATTTCAAGCGAACCGATAAAGGTCATAGATCCGGTAACAGGGCTGGATGAAAAGAAAGTGGAGCTTGGAAAAACCTTATGGTTCGAGCCCCGTCTGTCCGCTTCGAACACGATTTCTTGTAACTCTTGTCATAACATTGCGAAAGGTGGTGTAGATAACCTGCCTAGCTCAATTGGTCACAAGTGGTCTATTGGCCCGATAAACTCTCCAACCGTATTTAACTCAGATTTGAACTTTGTACAGTTCTGGAATGGGCGCGCTGAAGATCTGCAAGAACAGGCTGCTGGCCCAATTGAAAACCCTCTGGAAATGGCATTCACTCACCAACTTGCGACCGACACTCTTCAATCTATCCCTCAATATCGCAATTGGTTCAAAGAGACTTATGGCAGTGAAGAAATCACGATGGAGAACGTGACCGATGCAATCGCTACTTTCGAACAAACGCTGCGTACACCAAATTCACCCTTTGATCAGTGGTTAAAAGGTAACGACGATGCGCTGACTGTCGCTCAAGTTGAAGGCTATCATCTGTTTAAAGCTAAAGGATGTACGGCTTGTCACAGTGGCCCTCTAGCAGGCGGGCAAATGTACCAAAAAATGGGGTTAGTAAAACCTTTCGATACTGATAACCCTGATGTTGGTCGTAAAGCCATCACCGGCAACGAGTTCGACAAGTTTGTTTTCAAAGTACCAACTCTTAGAAATATTGAACTGACATATCCGTACTTCCACGATGGTTCGGTATGGGATTTACAAGAAGCGGTCGAAGTAATGGCTGACATCCAGCTAGGTCAGAAACTTAGCAAAGAAGAATCCGGAAAAATTACTGAGTTTTTAAGATCGTTAACGGGTGAGCAACCACGCGTAACGTTACCCCATTTACCACCGTCAACGAACGAAACAGCAAGACCGAATATCTAA
- a CDS encoding TolC family protein, translating to MKQPGKFWIVSLISSSISFACHSAPITLDNAWQLLLENNYSIKAQRANVENYQYQEKATGNLSLPQVTLGASYTRLDTDVTLSGKQIIDSTGAEIAVPPAFQGILSTLGSTTSTITERDIFTSSIRAIWPIFTGGRISAAQSAAEGKTEEAKSQLMMEQQARFEDLSKYYFSVVLAKEVLATRQVAEQGLRKHRDFALKMEEQGQIARVERLQAEASLDKASVETRKAASDLAIAQAALGKLLAQNDPVEPAETLFINDHLPPLSAFIDQTILTYPGLDILEAKHKQASSLIKAEKGKYYPEVYLYGDYSLYEDDSLASQMKPDWLVGVGVSVPLIESSGRSEKVKAAQSVVSQVDALKSQAKQDLSLLVQKTYLEAQQAIDEVQGLESSIALANENLHLREKAFTQGLSSSLDVVDAQLYVASIETQRSAARFRYLISLTKLLALSSEIDSFKQYRNTAYTPSSTSKKVN from the coding sequence ATGAAACAACCTGGAAAGTTTTGGATAGTTAGCCTCATCAGTAGCTCAATCTCATTTGCCTGTCATTCCGCTCCAATTACTTTAGACAATGCATGGCAATTGTTATTGGAAAATAATTACTCTATAAAAGCTCAACGCGCTAACGTCGAGAATTACCAATATCAAGAGAAAGCGACAGGAAATCTCAGTTTACCTCAGGTTACGCTTGGCGCCAGTTATACTCGCCTAGACACCGACGTAACACTATCGGGCAAACAGATAATTGACAGTACTGGCGCAGAAATTGCTGTTCCACCAGCCTTTCAAGGCATACTAAGCACTTTAGGTAGTACGACTTCCACCATCACCGAAAGGGACATTTTCACCTCTTCCATACGTGCTATCTGGCCGATTTTTACGGGTGGACGTATTTCAGCCGCTCAGTCTGCTGCCGAAGGAAAAACTGAAGAAGCCAAAAGCCAGCTAATGATGGAACAACAGGCTCGCTTTGAAGACCTTTCCAAGTACTACTTTTCTGTCGTGCTAGCAAAAGAGGTATTAGCCACTCGTCAGGTAGCTGAGCAAGGTCTTAGAAAACACCGTGATTTTGCACTGAAAATGGAAGAGCAAGGGCAGATTGCACGAGTAGAACGATTACAGGCAGAAGCCTCTTTAGATAAAGCCTCGGTTGAAACTCGCAAAGCCGCCAGCGATTTAGCCATCGCTCAGGCAGCGCTCGGGAAGCTCCTAGCGCAAAATGATCCTGTCGAGCCAGCAGAAACGTTATTCATTAACGATCACCTTCCTCCACTGAGTGCATTTATCGATCAAACCATACTCACCTACCCCGGTCTCGATATTCTTGAGGCAAAGCATAAGCAAGCTTCCAGCTTGATAAAGGCCGAAAAGGGTAAGTACTACCCAGAAGTCTACCTCTACGGTGACTACAGTCTTTATGAAGACGACTCACTCGCGAGCCAAATGAAACCCGACTGGCTAGTCGGCGTTGGTGTCAGCGTTCCTCTTATTGAATCTAGTGGCCGAAGTGAAAAAGTGAAAGCGGCACAAAGCGTGGTTTCCCAGGTGGATGCACTTAAATCGCAGGCCAAACAAGATTTGTCGCTGTTGGTTCAGAAAACCTATCTCGAAGCGCAACAAGCGATTGACGAAGTACAAGGCCTGGAATCGAGCATCGCTCTCGCAAATGAGAATCTGCACTTGCGTGAAAAAGCGTTCACTCAAGGGCTGTCGTCCTCTCTCGATGTCGTCGACGCCCAGCTTTATGTCGCCAGTATCGAGACTCAACGTTCAGCTGCACGGTTCCGCTATCTGATCTCCTTAACTAAGTTATTGGCACTAAGTAGTGAGATCGACAGCTTCAAACAATATCGAAACACTGCCTATACCCCATCTTCAACATCTAAAAAGGTAAATTAA
- a CDS encoding biotin/lipoyl-binding protein, protein MAAKSLKPVLVSLCAVGVASWIGYQFYRAYQPEPVRLQGLIEARQYSISSKVPGRIDEVLVRKGDEVEKGQLIFTLHSPEIEAKLEQAKAGEKAADALAQEAEKGAREQQIQAAKDQWLKAKAAADLMQKTYNRVNNLYKDGVVAEQKRDEALTQWQAAKYTESAALQMYEMAKEGARSETKIAAAEKARMASGAVAEVEAYVKDTQIHSWFDGEVSQVLLQSGELAPQGFPVVTVIDTQDAWATLNVREDLLKHFTKGTTFNAYLPALDKKVEFKVMHVAVMGDFATWRATDAAKGFDLRTFEVEARPTQPEPELRMGMSVVVEL, encoded by the coding sequence ATGGCTGCAAAATCATTAAAACCCGTTTTAGTATCACTTTGCGCTGTGGGTGTTGCCTCATGGATTGGTTACCAGTTTTATCGTGCCTATCAGCCAGAGCCTGTTCGCTTGCAAGGTTTGATTGAAGCGCGGCAGTACAGTATTTCTTCAAAAGTCCCTGGTCGGATTGACGAAGTATTGGTGCGTAAAGGTGACGAGGTTGAAAAAGGCCAGCTTATTTTCACGCTCCACAGCCCTGAGATAGAAGCTAAATTAGAACAGGCAAAAGCAGGTGAAAAAGCCGCAGACGCATTAGCACAGGAGGCAGAAAAAGGTGCACGTGAACAACAGATCCAAGCGGCAAAAGATCAATGGTTAAAAGCCAAAGCGGCGGCAGATTTAATGCAGAAAACCTATAACCGGGTAAACAACCTCTACAAAGATGGTGTCGTCGCGGAGCAAAAACGTGATGAGGCGTTAACACAGTGGCAAGCTGCAAAATACACAGAAAGTGCGGCGTTGCAAATGTACGAAATGGCGAAAGAAGGCGCACGCAGCGAAACTAAAATCGCAGCGGCCGAAAAAGCACGCATGGCATCCGGCGCGGTTGCAGAAGTTGAAGCCTACGTGAAAGACACGCAGATCCATAGTTGGTTTGATGGTGAAGTTTCTCAGGTTCTGCTACAAAGTGGCGAACTCGCACCCCAAGGCTTTCCCGTTGTTACGGTTATAGATACCCAAGACGCTTGGGCGACACTCAATGTCCGGGAAGATCTCCTCAAACATTTCACTAAAGGCACAACCTTCAACGCCTACTTGCCCGCACTCGACAAAAAAGTAGAGTTCAAAGTCATGCATGTTGCCGTTATGGGAGACTTCGCAACATGGCGCGCAACCGATGCGGCAAAAGGGTTTGATCTACGTACTTTTGAAGTTGAAGCCCGACCGACTCAACCAGAGCCAGAACTGCGCATGGGCATGAGTGTTGTGGTTGAACTGTAA
- a CDS encoding EamA family transporter has translation MSQSAAIKSFSEYHSGAFSILFAAVLWGTTGTAASFSEQVSPLAIGAFAMGVGGVIQALISLRSIKNSASQIWAFKLPLAIGSVALAVYPLAFYSSMKLSGVAIGTVISIASAPFFTVFIERLFGTGKNVNKIWWVSFALGAAGIVLLVLDKGEDGFFTASDSNYLLGIALGLVAGFTYAGYSCVAKSMIDAGVKSQAALGSIFAGGAVFLLPSLWFTGENLFAGSVNSMVSLYMAIVPMCMAYLAFGYGLRHVPVSSATLLTLFEPVVAAILAVWIVGEKISVVGWVGIGLIGVCLILQTADTSGTRDKGAV, from the coding sequence ATGTCGCAGTCTGCAGCAATAAAATCGTTTAGTGAGTATCATAGTGGGGCATTTTCAATTCTGTTTGCCGCAGTGTTATGGGGCACTACAGGAACAGCGGCGAGTTTCTCTGAGCAAGTCAGTCCTCTTGCTATCGGTGCTTTTGCTATGGGCGTCGGGGGCGTTATCCAGGCGCTGATCTCGCTGCGAAGTATTAAAAACAGTGCATCTCAAATCTGGGCGTTTAAGCTTCCGTTAGCTATAGGCAGTGTCGCTTTAGCGGTCTATCCACTTGCGTTTTATTCCTCTATGAAGTTGTCAGGTGTGGCTATCGGTACCGTCATCTCTATCGCCAGTGCACCATTTTTTACAGTATTCATTGAACGTCTATTCGGCACAGGAAAAAACGTCAATAAGATATGGTGGGTGAGTTTCGCATTAGGTGCGGCTGGCATCGTACTTTTGGTGTTAGATAAAGGGGAAGATGGTTTCTTCACGGCCAGCGATTCTAATTATCTTTTGGGGATTGCTCTCGGGTTAGTTGCGGGCTTTACATATGCCGGCTATTCCTGCGTGGCAAAGTCTATGATTGACGCGGGCGTTAAATCACAGGCTGCGTTAGGCAGTATATTTGCTGGTGGAGCGGTGTTCCTGCTTCCTAGTTTGTGGTTCACCGGTGAAAACTTGTTTGCTGGCAGTGTGAACTCTATGGTCTCACTGTACATGGCCATTGTTCCCATGTGCATGGCTTATCTCGCCTTCGGTTATGGGTTACGCCATGTTCCGGTAAGCAGTGCGACGTTATTAACTTTATTTGAGCCTGTTGTTGCCGCAATACTGGCGGTTTGGATAGTGGGAGAGAAGATTTCTGTTGTAGGTTGGGTAGGTATAGGTTTGATTGGCGTGTGCTTGATCCTGCAAACGGCAGATACAAGTGGCACTAGGGATAAAGGGGCAGTTTAG
- a CDS encoding aspartate kinase, which yields MTFTVEKIGGTSMTAFDAVLDNIILRPKSPYNRIFVVSAYGGMTDALLECKKTSKPGVYQLVAKRDDKWEEALAYVENRMLLTNENIFADPMNRIRADKFIRSRISEAKNCIANILETCQYGQFSLRHYLPQIREFLSSIGEAHSAYNTALKLKNMGINAKFVDLSGWDTQEPRTLDESISEAFADIDVSKELPIVTGYAYCKEGLMHTYDRGYSEMTFSRVASITKASLAIIHKEYHLSSADPRVVGPEKVLPIGSTNYDVADQLANLGMEAIHPNAAAGLRESGIELQIKNTFEPEHEGTLISSGYRPDEDKVEIIAGKEKVFALHLFDQAMVGKVDNVSYELMEIISDAHVTLIGKEMNANSITYYLGGNADSLNKVLYKAEKRYPNASIKGRMVALISAIGSQIDTNKTLAKGVLSLMNSGVTPVALHSSLRNVNVQFVVSDKEYQRAICALHDEFFEPVESSDSIVDVA from the coding sequence ATGACTTTTACCGTAGAAAAAATCGGCGGTACTTCAATGACAGCATTTGATGCTGTTCTCGATAACATTATTCTTCGTCCCAAATCTCCATACAACCGTATCTTCGTTGTATCGGCTTACGGCGGCATGACCGACGCGCTATTAGAATGTAAAAAAACCAGCAAGCCGGGAGTATACCAACTGGTTGCCAAACGTGATGACAAATGGGAAGAGGCGTTAGCATACGTAGAGAACCGTATGCTACTGACAAACGAGAATATTTTTGCCGATCCGATGAACCGAATCCGAGCAGATAAGTTCATTCGATCACGTATCTCTGAAGCAAAAAATTGTATCGCCAATATTCTGGAAACTTGCCAGTACGGTCAGTTTTCATTGCGCCACTACTTACCGCAAATTCGTGAGTTCCTCTCTTCAATTGGTGAAGCACACAGTGCTTACAACACTGCGTTGAAGCTGAAAAACATGGGTATCAATGCGAAATTTGTTGACCTGTCTGGCTGGGACACTCAGGAGCCAAGAACTTTAGATGAATCAATTAGTGAAGCTTTTGCTGATATCGATGTATCTAAAGAGCTTCCAATCGTTACTGGCTATGCATACTGCAAAGAAGGGCTGATGCATACCTACGATCGTGGCTATAGTGAGATGACGTTCAGTCGAGTAGCTTCGATTACTAAAGCTAGCTTAGCGATCATTCACAAAGAGTATCATTTAAGCTCAGCTGACCCACGTGTTGTAGGCCCAGAGAAAGTACTTCCAATTGGCAGTACTAACTACGATGTGGCTGACCAACTTGCCAACTTAGGTATGGAAGCTATCCATCCAAATGCGGCGGCTGGGTTACGTGAAAGTGGCATCGAACTGCAGATCAAAAACACATTTGAACCTGAGCATGAAGGTACGTTGATTTCGTCTGGTTACCGTCCGGATGAAGACAAGGTAGAGATTATTGCGGGTAAAGAAAAAGTGTTTGCTTTACATCTGTTTGATCAAGCGATGGTCGGCAAAGTTGATAACGTGAGTTATGAGCTGATGGAAATCATTTCTGATGCACACGTGACCCTGATCGGTAAAGAAATGAATGCCAACTCAATTACTTACTACCTTGGTGGCAATGCTGATAGCTTAAACAAAGTGCTGTACAAAGCAGAAAAGCGTTATCCAAACGCGTCTATTAAAGGCCGTATGGTGGCGTTGATCTCGGCGATTGGTTCCCAGATCGACACCAATAAAACCTTGGCCAAAGGTGTATTATCATTGATGAACAGCGGTGTAACACCCGTTGCACTCCACTCCTCATTACGCAACGTTAATGTTCAGTTCGTTGTCAGTGATAAAGAGTATCAACGTGCAATTTGTGCTCTGCATGATGAGTTTTTCGAGCCGGTAGAAAGCTCTGACTCAATCGTTGACGTTGCTTAG
- a CDS encoding ABC transporter permease — protein sequence MTLWQLIKAEIRSVFTNPVVTLTVFGGVVFYSFLYPLPYTQQTPREQPIAIVNLDGSQTSLTLERMVDATPQVKIVSRLHTIEDAKQAFLNRDITGFLVIPEHFYKDLLLGKSPTLAYAADASYFLVYGTVVEGLAQAGGALGAQVKVSKLLIEGVPLSMASHNYSAIKLNMKPTFNPTMGYIEYVVPAVFVLILQQTLVMAVGLQTGSQRHGRGYWSNVSTASILLVRTLVFVAIYYLLSAYYFGASLERLSVNHIANATELLTLLLPFMLSCCGLGLWLGYLLPRRELVTLVALVSSMPLLFLAGFIWPVESIPAPLLWIADLSPSTWAIKGFLALNQMGATWQQVAKHWTALWLLTVLWGGIAYWIATRHSKPVVTEKA from the coding sequence ATGACACTCTGGCAACTGATTAAAGCGGAGATTCGCTCTGTTTTTACCAACCCTGTCGTCACGCTTACTGTTTTCGGTGGAGTGGTATTTTACTCTTTCTTATACCCGCTACCCTATACACAACAAACTCCAAGAGAGCAGCCAATTGCGATCGTCAATCTGGATGGCAGCCAAACCAGTTTGACATTAGAACGCATGGTCGACGCGACACCACAGGTTAAAATTGTCTCTAGGCTCCATACCATAGAAGACGCGAAACAGGCATTTCTCAACCGTGACATTACAGGATTTCTGGTGATTCCCGAGCACTTCTATAAAGATTTGCTCCTGGGTAAAAGTCCCACGCTGGCCTACGCCGCTGATGCGTCTTACTTTCTGGTGTATGGCACCGTCGTGGAAGGTTTGGCACAAGCAGGTGGAGCGTTAGGCGCACAAGTGAAAGTGAGTAAATTGTTGATCGAAGGTGTGCCTCTTAGCATGGCAAGTCACAATTACTCTGCGATAAAGCTCAATATGAAGCCGACTTTTAACCCAACGATGGGCTATATCGAATATGTCGTCCCTGCCGTGTTCGTGCTGATTTTGCAGCAGACATTGGTCATGGCCGTTGGCTTACAAACGGGGTCACAACGTCATGGTCGAGGTTACTGGTCGAACGTTTCGACAGCTTCAATATTGCTAGTTCGAACGCTTGTTTTCGTTGCGATATATTATCTGCTTAGCGCCTACTATTTTGGCGCTAGCTTAGAGCGTTTAAGTGTTAACCACATTGCTAACGCCACCGAGCTGCTCACTTTACTCTTACCGTTTATGTTAAGTTGTTGTGGCTTGGGTTTATGGCTTGGCTACCTTTTGCCAAGAAGAGAGTTAGTCACATTAGTCGCTCTGGTAAGTTCAATGCCGCTACTCTTCTTAGCAGGTTTTATATGGCCAGTAGAATCTATCCCGGCACCTTTACTGTGGATTGCGGATTTAAGCCCGAGCACTTGGGCTATCAAAGGCTTTCTTGCTTTGAATCAAATGGGGGCAACGTGGCAACAAGTGGCTAAACACTGGACGGCACTTTGGCTACTGACTGTTCTCTGGGGTGGTATTGCGTATTGGATAGCCACTCGACATTCAAAGCCTGTTGTGACAGAAAAAGCTTAA
- a CDS encoding ABC transporter permease, with translation MTNHISQRQILRHDKWLLSCLTWIPILLAVTIWGVFSAGIARDLPIGVVDVEHSQLSRKLIQSLDASSTLAVDYHYTTATEAKNAMIEGQIYAYAVIPPNFDQDILQHRQPQLSVFFNSQYILVAKLINSAVAQAQGYFDAQLQAAGNLAKGNTTTAAAIGKAVPVSTQITALFNRNTNYAQFLITAIVPAIWQICIVVSTILILAAHFRLYGCKNGFELLGDKPYLQLASILSKYIPVFMVQGAMFLYWFYVLLDWPMEGSIVVILIAQWLTIIACVIMGALFFFLSMDPARAMSFAGAFTAPSFAFMGITFPVTDMSTLATTWRSLLPISHYIEVQVAQASYGTPAFLSMSSLWTMIGYAIPLLLTSALIRKHRNTAFQVKNRENA, from the coding sequence ATGACAAATCATATTTCACAACGGCAAATCCTAAGGCACGACAAATGGCTATTATCGTGCTTAACCTGGATACCCATTTTACTCGCTGTCACTATTTGGGGAGTGTTCTCTGCTGGTATTGCCCGCGATCTGCCGATTGGCGTCGTGGATGTAGAGCACTCTCAACTTTCACGTAAGTTAATCCAATCTCTTGACGCCTCTTCGACTCTGGCGGTCGATTACCATTACACAACAGCAACTGAAGCTAAAAATGCCATGATTGAAGGTCAGATATACGCTTATGCCGTCATTCCACCGAACTTTGATCAGGACATTCTACAACACCGTCAACCGCAGCTATCTGTGTTTTTCAACAGCCAATATATTCTGGTCGCAAAGTTGATTAACTCTGCCGTGGCACAGGCTCAAGGCTATTTTGACGCTCAGTTACAAGCTGCGGGGAATCTTGCCAAGGGCAACACAACTACTGCCGCGGCTATTGGTAAGGCAGTCCCCGTTTCGACACAAATTACCGCATTGTTTAACCGCAATACCAACTACGCTCAGTTTCTGATTACTGCCATCGTACCTGCAATCTGGCAAATCTGTATCGTGGTAAGCACCATTTTGATCCTCGCTGCACATTTTCGTCTTTATGGATGCAAGAATGGATTCGAGCTTTTAGGCGATAAACCGTATTTACAACTCGCCTCCATTTTAAGCAAGTACATCCCGGTATTTATGGTGCAAGGAGCAATGTTTCTCTACTGGTTTTATGTACTGTTAGACTGGCCAATGGAAGGCAGTATAGTTGTCATCTTAATCGCTCAATGGCTCACTATCATCGCTTGTGTGATTATGGGTGCGCTGTTCTTCTTCCTGTCAATGGATCCCGCTCGTGCGATGAGTTTCGCCGGAGCGTTTACTGCACCCAGCTTTGCTTTTATGGGGATTACTTTTCCTGTCACTGATATGAGCACACTTGCTACGACTTGGCGTTCACTATTGCCGATCAGCCACTACATTGAGGTTCAGGTCGCCCAAGCAAGTTATGGCACACCAGCATTTCTATCGATGAGTTCATTATGGACAATGATTGGTTACGCTATCCCTTTGCTGCTTACCTCAGCCTTGATTCGTAAACACCGGAACACGGCGTTCCAAGTTAAAAACAGGGAGAATGCATGA